The genomic segment GGAGGGCCCCGTCAACGTGGGCATCCTCGAGCACAAGAGACTGGACCAGGTCTCCTGCCAGAAGGGATTCATGAGCTTCGGCGCGATCCAGGATCTCGTGACGATCGAGCCGGCGCAGTACGCGAGCCTCTGCTTCGCGCAGACCGGCACGGTCCATTACAATGTCTGGATGGAACCGGATGATCCGAAGGGCACGATGAGCCCGACCGCCACGATTCGGGTGAGCGAGGCGGCGCCGTAATCCGTAATGCGCGACGCGCAGAGCGCGACAAGCGGACTCGCGCGAAATGCGCGACTGGAAGAAGGCAGCTCCGCCCATCCCGCTCGTCTCGCCTGTCTCGCGCGTCGCGCAACCATCCATCGGGAACCGATAGCTGACTACTGATGGCTGACAGCTGTTTTACAGGATGAAACAAGGATGCCTGCCAACGACACGCCCCTGACGCCCGAGACCGAGGAAAAAGTCCGGCGACTCGGCGAGGCGGACATCCTGGTGGGAATTCCCAGTTACAACAACGCCGAAACGGTCGGGCACGTCGTGCGGGCCGTCAACGCGGGCTTGGCGAAGTATTTCCCCGGCGCCCGGTCGGTCCTGGTCAATTCGGACGGAGGCTCGTCGGACGGGACGCAGGAAGTGGTCAACCGGACGGTCGCGGACCTCCACGCCATGTTCATCGGCGACCGCCAGAGCCCGCTGCACAAGATCATCACGCCCTACCACGGCATTCCCGGGAAAGGCAGCGCGTTCCGGACCATCTTCGAGATCGCCCGCCGGTTGAAGGCGAAGGCCTGCGCGGTGGTGGACTCCGATCTGCGCAGCATCACGCCCGAATGGATCGAGCTGCTGATCCGGCCCGTACTGGAAGAGCAGTACGATTACGTGGCGCCCTATTACCTGCGCCACAAGTACGACGGCACCATCACCAACAGCATCGTGTATCCGCTGACGCGCGCGCTCTACGGGCAGCGGATCCGCCAGCCCATCGGCGGCGACTTCGGGTTTTCCGGACGTCTGGCGGACCACTACCTGGACAAGCATGTTTGGGAATCCGACGTCGCCAAGTTCGGCATCGACATTTGGATGAC from the Nitrospirota bacterium genome contains:
- a CDS encoding glycosyltransferase — translated: MPANDTPLTPETEEKVRRLGEADILVGIPSYNNAETVGHVVRAVNAGLAKYFPGARSVLVNSDGGSSDGTQEVVNRTVADLHAMFIGDRQSPLHKIITPYHGIPGKGSAFRTIFEIARRLKAKACAVVDSDLRSITPEWIELLIRPVLEEQYDYVAPYYLRHKYDGTITNSIVYPLTRALYGQRIRQPIGGDFGFSGRLADHYLDKHVWESDVAKFGIDIWMTTEAIASGARVCQSFLGAKIHNPKDPAADLSAMLVQVLGAVFALMEEHAGIWSALQGSNPVKLFGFQYEVGVEPVNVNVDRMIASFRQGLTDLGAIWDQMLSPETMKRLRSLGTASPQEFRIPDDLWAHVVYDAAVAYHERVMPRDHLLKAFTPLYLGRTATFVLETQALTSAEAEGRIEALCQIFEKHKPYLVARWKPKE